A genomic segment from Streptomyces sp. NBC_01233 encodes:
- the pafA gene encoding Pup--protein ligase gives MDRRIFGLENEYGVTCTFRGQRRLSPDEVARYLFRRVVSWGRSSNVFLRNGARLYLDVGSHPEYATPECDNVTELVTHDKAGERILEGLLVDAERRLHEEGIAGDVYLFKNNTDSAGNSYGCHENYLVARHGEFSRLADILIPFLVTRQLICGAGKVLQTPRGAVYCVSQRAEHIWEGVSSATTRSRPIINTRDEPHADAERYRRLHVIVGDSNMSETTMLLKVGATDLVLRMIEAGTVMRDLTLENPIRAIREVSHDITGQRKVRLASGREASALEIQREYYDKAVDFAERRGIRTGVVDQVLELWGRTLDAIDAEDLDRIGTEIDWVMKYQLIERYRAKHNMTTSNPRVAQIDLAYHDIHRRRGLYYLLERKGQAARICNDLKIFEGKSVPPQTTRARLRGDFIRRAQEQRRDFTVDWVHLKLNDQAQRTVLCKDPFRSVDDRVEKLIAGM, from the coding sequence ATGGACCGCCGCATTTTCGGGCTGGAGAACGAGTACGGCGTCACGTGCACGTTCAGGGGACAGCGCCGACTGTCTCCTGACGAAGTGGCGCGCTACCTCTTCCGCCGTGTTGTGTCATGGGGCCGCAGCAGCAATGTCTTCCTGCGGAACGGCGCCCGCCTGTACCTCGATGTGGGTTCGCATCCGGAATATGCAACTCCCGAATGCGACAACGTGACCGAATTGGTTACCCACGACAAAGCAGGCGAGCGCATTCTCGAAGGACTGCTCGTCGACGCCGAACGCCGCCTGCACGAGGAGGGAATCGCGGGCGACGTCTATCTCTTCAAGAACAACACCGACTCGGCGGGCAACTCGTACGGCTGCCACGAGAACTACCTGGTGGCCCGGCACGGGGAATTCTCCCGCCTGGCGGACATTCTCATTCCGTTCCTTGTCACGCGGCAGCTGATCTGCGGCGCCGGCAAGGTGCTGCAGACGCCCCGGGGCGCGGTCTACTGCGTGAGCCAGCGGGCCGAGCACATCTGGGAGGGCGTCAGTTCCGCCACGACCCGGTCGCGGCCGATCATCAACACCCGGGACGAGCCGCACGCGGACGCCGAGCGCTACCGCCGGCTGCACGTCATCGTGGGTGACTCGAACATGTCCGAGACGACCATGCTGCTCAAGGTCGGGGCCACCGACCTGGTGCTGCGCATGATCGAGGCGGGCACGGTGATGCGGGACCTGACCCTGGAGAACCCGATCCGGGCGATCCGCGAGGTCAGTCACGACATCACGGGTCAGCGCAAGGTGCGCCTGGCGAGCGGCCGGGAGGCCTCGGCGCTGGAGATCCAGCGGGAGTACTACGACAAGGCCGTGGACTTCGCCGAGCGCCGGGGCATCCGTACCGGTGTGGTGGACCAGGTGCTGGAGCTGTGGGGCCGCACGCTGGACGCGATCGACGCGGAGGACCTGGACCGGATCGGGACCGAGATCGACTGGGTCATGAAGTACCAGCTGATCGAGCGGTACCGGGCCAAGCACAACATGACCACGTCGAATCCGCGGGTGGCTCAGATAGACCTCGCGTATCACGACATCCACCGTCGGCGCGGGCTGTACTACCTGCTGGAGCGCAAGGGGCAGGCGGCGCGGATCTGCAACGACCTCAAGATCTTCGAGGGCAAGTCGGTGCCCCCGCAGACGACGCGGGCGCGGCTGCGCGGGGACTTCATCCGGCGGGCGCAGGAGCAGCGGCGGGACTTCACGGTCGACTGGGTGCACCTGAAGCTCAATGACCAGGCGCAGCGGACGGTGCTGTGCAAGGACCCGTTCCGGTCGGTGGACGACCGGGTGGAGAAGCTGATCGCCGGCATGTAG
- a CDS encoding MFS transporter, protein MAAGYAELLRTRHAARLLVGTLIGRLPNATAPIAIVLFTRAEGGSYSLAGALAAAYGVANAVGQPLLGRAVDLFGQPRVQLPAAVVSALGVVWLALAGAGSTVAAYAAVVVAGLFTPPLEGGLRALWPSVLGGREEKVHAAYAMDAVAQEVMFTVGPLLVTLFVALWSPAGALLALNAIGVLGALSVVVSEPSRRWRSAPREAHWLGALRSRGLLALLGAFFFVGMALGSITVAGVAYADDHGNQAVYGWLMAALGLGALIGGVTYGARQWAGAPERRLRMLVALLALGYLPLMLTPGPVAMTALAALSGVFLAPALACAFIVVDRHAPAGTVTEAFSWLVTFFGVGAAIGTAVAGPAVELGGTAASFGVASVAGVAALLVLMVTQRVLATAGPSRAVAGSSDGVSGGAREVASEASSAG, encoded by the coding sequence ATGGCCGCGGGATACGCGGAGCTGCTGCGGACCCGGCACGCCGCGAGGCTGCTGGTGGGCACGCTCATAGGGCGGCTGCCGAACGCGACGGCGCCGATCGCGATCGTGCTGTTCACGCGCGCCGAGGGCGGCAGCTACAGCCTCGCGGGGGCCCTCGCCGCCGCGTACGGGGTGGCCAACGCGGTGGGCCAGCCGTTGCTGGGCCGGGCGGTGGACCTGTTCGGGCAGCCGCGGGTGCAGCTGCCGGCCGCCGTGGTCTCGGCGCTGGGCGTGGTGTGGCTGGCGCTGGCGGGTGCGGGGTCGACGGTGGCCGCGTATGCCGCGGTGGTCGTCGCGGGGCTCTTCACGCCGCCCCTGGAGGGCGGGCTGCGGGCGTTGTGGCCGAGCGTGCTGGGGGGCCGCGAGGAGAAGGTGCACGCGGCGTACGCGATGGACGCGGTGGCCCAGGAGGTCATGTTCACGGTCGGTCCGCTGCTGGTGACGCTGTTCGTGGCGCTGTGGTCGCCGGCCGGGGCGCTGCTGGCGCTCAATGCCATCGGGGTGCTGGGTGCGCTGTCGGTGGTGGTGAGCGAGCCTTCGCGCAGGTGGCGTTCGGCGCCGCGGGAGGCCCACTGGCTGGGTGCGCTGCGTTCGCGGGGGCTGCTGGCGCTGCTGGGTGCCTTCTTCTTCGTGGGCATGGCGCTGGGTTCGATCACGGTGGCGGGTGTGGCGTACGCGGACGATCACGGGAACCAGGCGGTGTACGGGTGGCTGATGGCGGCGCTCGGGCTGGGTGCGCTGATCGGCGGGGTGACGTACGGGGCGCGTCAGTGGGCGGGTGCGCCGGAGCGCCGGCTGCGGATGCTGGTGGCGCTGCTGGCGCTGGGCTATCTGCCGCTGATGCTGACTCCGGGGCCGGTGGCGATGACGGCTCTGGCGGCGCTGTCGGGGGTGTTCCTGGCGCCTGCGCTGGCGTGTGCGTTCATCGTGGTGGACCGGCACGCTCCGGCGGGCACGGTGACGGAGGCGTTCTCGTGGCTGGTGACCTTCTTTGGGGTGGGTGCGGCGATCGGTACGGCGGTGGCGGGGCCGGCGGTGGAGCTGGGCGGTACGGCGGCGAGCTTCGGGGTGGCGTCCGTGGCGGGTGTCGCCGCGCTGCTGGTGCTGATGGTCACTCAGCGGGTGCTGGCAACTGCGGGGCCGAGCCGCGCGGTGGCGGGTTCGTCTGACGGGGTGTCCGGTGGGGCGCGCGAGGTGGCGTCAGAGGCCTCGTCGGCGGGGTGA
- a CDS encoding LacI family DNA-binding transcriptional regulator, with protein sequence MTRPTSRDVATAAGVSQATVSLVLGDKWPGRVSERTADLVRETATRLGYRPNLAARNLRLGSTHTALLVVPALTNEFFARVYTGAARVAAEHGFGVVLYPSPDGTGPARDPFASARAALDGVIASSMAADALDAIGGDTLPLVMLDSDPAAGTAAAHVNLAMADGMRQITEHLLALGHRRFLHLASAVDSWTFDTRAEALATLLGPGTELRTVRSPLTVDGARTAVESALATPLDRPTAIVCDDDILAAGACKAARRLGLRIPEDLSVTGFDDLALATAVEPELTTVHLPAERVGEQGMTALLAVLEGTPWTAPDIPVRLVVRDSSGPAPTP encoded by the coding sequence GTGACGAGACCCACCAGCCGCGACGTGGCCACCGCCGCCGGGGTCTCCCAGGCCACCGTCTCCCTCGTCCTCGGCGACAAATGGCCCGGCCGCGTCTCCGAACGCACCGCCGACCTCGTCCGCGAAACCGCCACCCGCCTCGGCTACCGCCCCAACCTCGCCGCCCGCAACCTCCGCCTCGGCTCCACCCACACCGCCCTCCTCGTCGTCCCCGCCCTCACCAACGAATTCTTCGCCCGCGTCTACACCGGCGCCGCCCGGGTCGCCGCCGAACACGGCTTCGGCGTCGTCCTCTACCCCTCCCCCGACGGCACCGGCCCCGCCCGCGACCCCTTCGCCTCCGCCCGCGCCGCCCTCGACGGAGTCATCGCCTCCTCCATGGCCGCCGACGCCCTCGACGCCATCGGCGGCGACACCCTCCCCCTCGTCATGCTCGACAGCGACCCCGCCGCCGGCACCGCCGCCGCCCACGTCAACCTCGCCATGGCCGACGGCATGCGCCAGATCACCGAACACCTCCTCGCCCTCGGCCACCGCCGCTTCCTCCACCTCGCCTCCGCCGTCGACTCCTGGACCTTCGACACCCGCGCCGAAGCCCTGGCCACCCTCCTGGGCCCCGGAACCGAACTGCGCACCGTACGGTCCCCCCTCACCGTCGACGGCGCCCGCACGGCCGTGGAGAGCGCCCTCGCCACCCCCCTGGACCGCCCCACCGCCATCGTCTGCGACGACGACATCCTCGCCGCCGGTGCCTGCAAAGCCGCCCGCCGCCTCGGCCTGCGCATCCCCGAGGACCTCTCCGTCACCGGCTTCGACGACCTCGCCCTCGCCACCGCCGTCGAACCCGAACTCACCACCGTCCACCTCCCCGCCGAACGCGTCGGCGAACAAGGCATGACCGCCCTCCTCGCCGTCCTCGAAGGCACCCCCTGGACCGCCCCCGACATCCCCGTCCGCCTCGTCGTCCGCGACTCCTCCGGCCCCGCCCCCACCCCCTGA
- a CDS encoding IS30 family transposase, whose protein sequence is MRAAGVRRRDAAAQAGVHERTAEDWDRGIRQIGHSRLHPDGRRIDYKTGVTTIAATSSRSSLATVEAELHPRFLTVTERELIADLHREGRSLRAIGRALGRPASTIKREIDARSVDGVYRPHRAQRAWARSRSRPKDSKLAQDGPLRRFVAEKLQEQWSPEQICHALVIEFPDDESMRVSPETIYQAVYVQARGGLRREVAAALRTGRTRRKPHRSPDQRTRRFVDEMVMISERPAEVEDRAVPGHWEGDLIVGPRSESAIVTLVERSTRYVMLGHLPGGHTAEEVRDVLVPLIQTLPGHLRGSLTWDQGCEMAAHKQFTVATGVPVYFCDPHSPWQRGSNENTNGLLRQYFPKSTDLSVHSPEDLEHVAQQLNGRPRKTLGWKTPAEHLRDLLTST, encoded by the coding sequence CTGCGTGCTGCGGGAGTCCGGCGCCGTGATGCCGCCGCGCAGGCCGGCGTCCATGAGCGCACCGCTGAGGACTGGGACCGCGGTATCCGGCAGATCGGCCACTCGCGCCTGCATCCTGACGGGCGCCGCATCGACTACAAGACCGGTGTGACCACCATCGCCGCCACCTCTTCAAGGTCGTCCCTCGCAACGGTCGAGGCCGAACTGCACCCCAGGTTTCTCACGGTGACCGAGCGAGAGCTGATCGCTGATCTGCACCGTGAAGGCCGGTCGCTGCGCGCGATCGGACGGGCACTGGGCCGACCGGCGTCCACGATCAAGCGCGAGATCGACGCCCGGTCGGTCGATGGCGTCTACCGGCCGCACCGGGCCCAGCGGGCATGGGCGAGGAGCCGGTCGCGCCCCAAGGACTCCAAGCTCGCCCAGGACGGCCCGCTCCGCCGGTTCGTCGCGGAAAAGCTGCAGGAACAGTGGTCACCCGAGCAGATCTGCCACGCTCTGGTCATCGAGTTCCCCGACGACGAGAGCATGCGCGTGAGCCCGGAAACGATCTACCAGGCGGTCTACGTCCAGGCCCGTGGCGGACTGCGCCGCGAAGTCGCGGCCGCGCTGCGCACCGGGCGCACTCGCCGCAAGCCGCACCGCAGCCCGGACCAGCGCACGCGCCGGTTCGTCGACGAGATGGTGATGATCTCCGAGCGTCCTGCCGAGGTCGAGGACCGGGCAGTGCCCGGTCACTGGGAGGGCGATCTGATCGTCGGCCCCCGCAGCGAGAGCGCGATCGTCACCCTGGTCGAGCGCTCCACCCGCTACGTCATGCTGGGGCATCTGCCCGGCGGGCATACGGCCGAGGAGGTCCGCGACGTGCTGGTGCCCTTGATCCAGACCCTGCCCGGGCACCTGCGCGGCTCGCTGACCTGGGACCAGGGCTGCGAGATGGCCGCGCACAAGCAGTTCACCGTGGCCACAGGCGTGCCGGTCTACTTCTGCGACCCGCACTCACCCTGGCAGCGCGGATCGAACGAGAACACCAACGGCCTGCTACGGCAGTACTTCCCCAAGAGCACCGACCTGTCCGTGCACAGCCCCGAAGACCTCGAACACGTCGCCCAGCAACTCAACGGCCGGCCCCGCAAAACGCTCGGCTGGAAAACCCCAGCCGAGCACCTGCGTGATCTACTGACGAGCACGTAG
- the prcA gene encoding proteasome subunit alpha: MSTPFYVSPQQAMADRAEYARKGIARGRSLVVLQYADGIVFVGENPSRALHKFSEIYDRIGFAAAGKYNEYENLRIGGVRYADLRGYTYDRDDVTARGLANVYAQTLGTIFSSAGEKPYEVELVVAEVGATAAGDQIYRLPHDGSIVDEHGSVAVGGNAEQISTFLDQRHQDGMTLSEALKLAVQALSSQANGADKAIPAERLEVAVLDRTRAQQRKFKRIRGRQLSRLLEADVTAAVQADAVSNDEAPEDEAE; the protein is encoded by the coding sequence GTGTCGACTCCGTTCTATGTGTCACCCCAGCAGGCCATGGCCGACCGGGCGGAATACGCCCGGAAGGGCATCGCCCGCGGTCGCAGCCTTGTCGTGCTGCAGTACGCCGACGGCATCGTGTTCGTCGGCGAGAACCCGTCCCGTGCGCTGCACAAGTTCAGCGAGATCTACGACCGGATCGGCTTCGCGGCCGCCGGCAAGTACAACGAGTACGAGAACCTGCGGATCGGTGGTGTGCGGTACGCGGATCTGCGCGGGTACACCTATGACCGTGACGATGTGACGGCCCGTGGGCTGGCGAACGTGTACGCGCAGACGCTCGGCACGATCTTCTCCAGTGCGGGTGAGAAGCCGTACGAGGTGGAGCTGGTCGTCGCCGAGGTCGGTGCGACCGCGGCCGGGGACCAGATCTACCGGCTGCCGCACGACGGGTCGATCGTGGACGAGCACGGTTCGGTCGCGGTCGGTGGCAATGCCGAGCAGATCAGTACCTTCCTCGATCAGCGTCACCAGGACGGGATGACCCTGTCCGAGGCGTTGAAGCTGGCGGTGCAGGCGCTGTCCAGCCAGGCGAACGGTGCGGACAAGGCGATTCCGGCCGAGCGGCTGGAGGTGGCGGTGCTGGACCGTACGCGGGCGCAGCAGCGCAAGTTCAAGCGGATCCGGGGCCGGCAGCTGTCGCGGTTGCTGGAGGCGGACGTGACGGCGGCCGTGCAGGCGGATGCCGTGTCGAACGACGAGGCGCCGGAGGACGAGGCCGAGTAG